The genome window TTAATACAACAACCAAGTCTGCTTGTTTCGGTAAGACCATAGGCCAAATCCAACATGTCgttctcatcatcatctggTTCCTCCAAGGCGTCGTAATATTCGGGGTCAACTATCACATGGCAAGTAGAGCACGCACACGAACCCCCACATGCACCTTCCATGTCGAGGTTATGGCCTTGCGCAATGTCTAGTAGCGAATCCCCCTCCGCTACCTCAAACGTTTTCTGCGTACCGTCCTTCAATATAAAAGTGACATGCAACTCTTCACCTGGTTTTGGCTTATGTAGGTGCCCATGGAAACGCTTGCCAATCAAATTGGATGTCCAGAGCCTCGTGTGTGGTTTCATCTGCATCCTAGAATGCATGGCTCCAGTTCTAAACTGGTTCAGAAGCACGGCTTGTCTGGGTAGAATGGTCCTCAACATACTGTAAACTTTATATTAGTCTTGctatggaaaaaaaaagatgaaaagaatggatACTGATGCAGAACAACTCCTGATCAATTTTCCTAACAAACGTTAGCGTAACTGATAGTTTGACTAACTACTGTGCACTGGTTTTCTTCGATACGGACTAGTTTATATCAGAATCTCATCggtttttccatttttcagTTCTATTATGAATGGAAACTAAATGAGAAATCGGAAATAACAGGAAATGTCatagaaggaaagaaaaaaaaatgtatcGAAAAATCAAATCCTCTTGTATATgctttgttcttttgggGAGTGGGGGAAGACTGAagggagagagagagagagagagggtGAATTCTGTATCATGTGATTATCACATGATAGTTAAATCCCCTTTCccaaaaatcaaaaatgtACAGGTATATCACTACTGATATATAGCTATAGGCTCATTAAATTctaatatatatagcaCCCTATAGAACAAACGTAAGAGAAGAATACTGGGTTTTTAGAGTGGTTATCTAGTCCTCGATACAGATATATCAGTTGGGGGGAAGAACTGACACAATTTGGAACATCGTACACATGTCCTCTTTGTTACAAAACTACGAGTCCGAATGCCAAGTGGCTATCAACCAGGCGAAAGTGTTGCTATCCAATGCTAGCAGTGATGCTGGAGTGTTGCAGAGCGGTGGATCGTCTGAAATTCTAGCCCAGATCGAGCAATATTATGAGGAATCTTTGGATTTGATAGACCAGATGGAAATAGAACTAAATAACACTGGAAGTTCGCTGGACTCTAAAGCAAGGGCGTCTTATAAGGCAAAGATACGGGATTACAGGAAGCAATGCCAAAACGACATCAAGACGCCGttaaagaagttgattgCGGATAACGATAGAGCTCAGTTGCTCCAAGGCCATACGTTTGAGAATGACGAACAAAGACAGCAGCTTTTGTCCAACCATGCAATCTTGCAACGTTCTGGTGATAAATTAACGGATGCAACTAGGCTGGCTTCTGAAACGGAAAATGTGGGTGCGCAGATTATGATGGATCTCAGGTCTCAAAGGGAAACGTTAGAAAATGCGAGACAAACGCTGTTTCACGCTGATTCGTATGTTGACAAGAGTATCAGCACGTTGAAGACTATGAGTCGAAGGTTAATAGCGAATAAGTTCATCTCATATGCGATTATAGCCGTGCTAATCCTTCTCATATTATTGGTGATTTTCTCGAAGTTCAAGTAGACCTAACTGACTAACTgactaactaactaactaactaactatatattattttgcAATGTGAAATTGTTCGTTGTGCTTATCGTCCGATAAATGCCTTAGTCAGACAAGTCAAGCGACCTAAGGCAACTGTCTCTATTTCCTCTCGTGAAGAGTTGATTTAAATTTATATGTATCAAGGTTTAGACTAAATATGccatatatatgatattgCTTCTATTCATGGAACACATtccaattcatcatcatctgtgGAGTTTATTGTTGTATGAGATAGCTTTCTTCTCAACTCATTCACCAGACGtgactcttcttctacgCTCCGACTCTTCCGTAATCTCTCAAGGGACAGTGccaaatcttcatcatcttcctcaCTGCTGATAATACTTCCTGAACGAGGCTCCGCTTTGAGAGATTCCCTTCTGGCGTTTCCAATATAGTGCAAAtacttctcttcttcggtCAATTCAAGCTGAGTAGCAGTAAGGTTGATCAACGACTTGGAGCTTTTACGCCTTGCCATCTTTCGTGGCATATTTGGTTTGACATCACTTAACAATGAATTTATGTGAGCGTTGTCGAGGTTTGCCACATTCACAGAAGACCTAGGAGTTCTAGGCAACCTGATGCACGATAACCCGGTATCGTGAATCCACTTGGCCACTAAAGCAGTCCATCCACATTGATGACTGGCACCAAGACCACGTCCTGTGTCTCCGTCAAAGTACTCATAAAATGGAATTAAGTTTTCGAAATTTGGGTCCTTGGATAACAAATCGCTATATTCTCCGTGATACACTGCTCTATGTCCTTCTGCATCTGGAATGAATAAATGAATTAGTCTATGTTGAAGCTCTTCGGCTATTTGAGccaaattcaaaaactccCCTGAGCCCTTTGGACATTCAACTTTGAATTCGGGTCCATAGTACAAAAAGAACCTTTGCAAAGATTCTACAAGTAAAAAGTTAGTGGGGAACCACACAGGACCTCTCCAATTAGAGTTACCACCAAACATACCAGAGTTAGATTCACCTGGTAGATAGCTTACTTCGTATTTTTCCCCATTCACGGACATGGTGAACGGATGCTTTTCATGATACTTCGAGAGCGATCTAATACCATAGTCAGATAAAAACTCTGTCTCATCGAGCATTCTGGATAAAATCGCTTCTagtctttctttgttcacCAATGATAGTAATAGTCTTTCCCCAACACCCCTTTTTTCCATTGAGGCAATATTTCTACCAAACATGGCGCTTCTATTTTCAAGGAACCAGTCAATACGTTTCTTGAAGCCAGGGAATTTATCCAAGATCCTTGGTTCCAACGTCATACAGGCGTATAACGGAATCAATCCAACAAGAGATCTGATTGGAAGCTGCTGTTTAAATGGTTCTCCCCATGAAATAGCGTCATAGTAGAATTTATCATCTTCGTTCCATAAGCTTTCCTTaacttcttccttgaagTTGTCTGCACTATCAATTTCGTATTTGAATGACATTGAATCACTGATGTAGAGGAAGTGCTCGAAGAATTTTGTTGCTATATCTTCATAAACTGGATTGTTCTTAGCAAGTTCCAAAGCAATGTTTAACATTtgcaaagagaaaaatgcCATCCATCCGGTCGAATCAGCCTGTTCTAAAGTACCACCGGTAGGCAAAGGTTCCGATCTATTAAAGATACCAATATTGTCCAATCCCAAGAATCCACCTTCAAAGACATTGTTACCGTCGTGGTCCTTTCTGTTAACCCACCAAGTgaagttcaacaaaagcTTTTGGAAAACACGTTCTAAGAATACTCTATCTTCACGCCCATacatatttctttcaatctTGAAGACACGGTAAACAGCCCATGCATGAACTGGTGGATTAACATCACTGAAGTTCCATTCGTAGGCTGGAATTTGACCATTAGGATGCATGTACCATTCTCTTGTGAAAAGATCCAATTGCTTCTTGGCAAATTCAGGGTCAATCATTGCTAGCGGTATACAATGGAAAGCGGTATCCCATGAAGCGAAGAAAGGATACTCCCATTTATCAGGCAATGACAAGATATCTTGAGCATACATGTGTTTCCAATCCTTATTTCTACCATTAGCACGATTCTTTGGTGGAGGAGGTTTTTGCATTGGATCACCATTGAACCATTCGTCTTGGACGAAATAGTAGAACTGTTTCGACCAAAGCAAACCGGCAAAAGCTTGTCTTTGAACCATTCTTAACGAATCAGAAATCGGGTTGGGAGTTACTCTCCAGTAGAAATTGTCGGCCTCTTGTTCACGTCTATCAAACAGAGCATCgaaatcatcttcatcgatGATCATTTCATCGTCCAACTTAGGCAGCGCTTGGTCCGTCAATTTATATCTAACCGTAACATATTCATTGGGAGGAATCTTAGGAAAGTGATATACAGCGCATGATTTTGTACCCTCTTCTTCAGGGTTCACTGCTGATGGGTCCtcgttgatgatgaattcaTTGAAGGCATCCTTTGTGTAAGGTGCTGGATTCTCCTTTGAgttgaacaacttctttAAATTCGATTCATTTTCTGTGAACAACAATATAGGTTCAATGTCTGCAGCTTCATCATCGCTGTTCTCCTCGTCAGAACCTTGCTCTGAGCTGTCGAATTCACCAGGCGAGGGCGCGAATATAGCGTAGTGCGTTCCGTACTTTTCCGTATTCAACGTGACAAAATTGTTACCCGTTTTTGATAAATGAGGTTTCACACGATCAGTTGTTTCCCACGACCAAGTGTTTCTGAAAAAAACCTGGGGAATAATGTACAATTCGCCATATTTTGTGCTGCTGCGATTATAGGCTGTTATTCTGAAGTTCAAGTCCATTGGATTATCGTCGTCTTTCGCCATTTCGTACACTATATCGAAGTAAGGGGTATCCCCAGTGTCTTTCTCCTTGAACAAGCCATCAATTTCGTAAATCTCAAACTCTTGATCATCGTAACCCCTCTCCGCATTCTTAGCAACCAACTCCTCGTAAGGATACGGTTTGTTGAAAGGATACTTGTAGATAGCTTTCATGTAGGCGTGCGATGGTAAATTGTCAACGTAGTAGTACAATTCTTTCCCATCTTCACCGTGGTTCCCCTGGTGACTAGTGAGACCGTACATCCGCTCCTTGAGAATGGGGTCCTTCCCATTCCAAACCGCAACATTAGAGCAAATAATCTGCCTGTTGTCGGAAACACCAAATAGCCCATCTTCGCCCCATCTGAACACACGACTGTTGGCATGTTCAAAGGGGAAAAACGACCAAGCGTCACCATCATGGGAGTAGTCTTCCTTCACTGTTGCCCAGCTTCTTTCTGAGAGATATGGGCCCCATTTCAACCAGTACTTCTCTCGATTCTTGTTCTGCTGCAAACGCTTCTCTTCAGTAGTAATCACTGACATTACTAGGCTGCTTCTACAGGTCTGTTCGCAATATCACCACGACCGGTTACCAGAACTGTATAAAGTGTAAATGTATATACAACAGACGGCAATATTTATTTAAGCGTATATACATAAATACAcatacttatatatatatatatatatatatatatgtgtgtatgtgtgtagATTATATCAGTACAAGTATTATATTATCTTATATattgcctttttttttgtctgcTTGTCAGGACAACTGGTTCCCCTAAATGAAGAGCGACAGCGCAGGGGAGGACACACAAAACAGGGTagtgaaacaaaaaacaaagacGGACTGAATAAttcagagaaagaaagaaaataaacAAGCAGGGTTCTCGACAGAAGGAAGGATAGCTATATTTGGTGTGGGTGAGTGAAGAATTATGTAAAATGTGTACTAGTTGTGTATTTTTATATGTGTTTCCAGCGGTAAAtttttattaaaaaaaaaaaaaaaaagtattcGAAATCAAAAAGTGAGGGTATGCTAAGTGTCCCCCAGACCGAATGTGATGATCGTCTGACTCTTATCGTCTCATATGCAAAAGGGTATGGTTGTGTGtatgttttatttttggtatTTGTACTAGGTACTCGAGTGTACCTGTATCCGGATGCGTACTAATACTGATGATAAACTTGGTTTTTAGATGCAGAAAATAAAGGCGCTGTTGCTGGTTGAACCGCAGCCTAAAAGCTCTGTAGCCATATCCTGTAGTTGTCTTGCGGCACAGTAGAGAAGCTTGAGTCTGTCTTGGAAGAGTTCTGTATTAGGACGGATGAGTGGGCGTCATTGCCGCCgtttcttgattttgtcCATACTGGGAAAGTGAATAAATCTTGGTTTTGCTGATCTATACggtcttggtcttggtcCTGGTCCAATGAGAACATATCCTCGTCTAAGAATGCTGGCACCGGCTCAACAGCATATAATAGCGGGGTTTGTGTCTGATCTAGTTGGGGTAGGCCATaatgttcttcttcgtcaaaGCTGAAATCTGGCGTGTGCGACAATAGTGGAGGCTTGACAATTGTGTAGTCTATCGTATCGCAAAACGACGAATCTCTGAGTGAGCAAGCGaaaacttcttctgtatCCATATTTGTAGCGGTAATTATTTAGTGCTTGGTAAGCTGTGTGTACTGGTGGTACTTGTAGTTGTACTTGTAGTTGTACTGTTTGGTGTGCTTGGTCTTT of Kluyveromyces marxianus DMKU3-1042 DNA, complete genome, chromosome 3 contains these proteins:
- the YAH1 gene encoding adrenodoxin (mitochondrial), giving the protein MLRTILPRQAVLLNQFRTGAMHSRMQMKPHTRLWTSNLIGKRFHGHLHKPKPGEELHVTFILKDGTQKTFEVAEGDSLLDIAQGHNLDMEGACGGSCACSTCHVIVDPEYYDALEEPDDDENDMLDLAYGLTETSRLGCCIKMSKDIDGIRVALPAMTRNVSSTDFE
- the ATG41 gene encoding Atg41p, with translation MDTEEVFACSLRDSSFCDTIDYTIVKPPLLSHTPDFSFDEEEHYGLPQLDQTQTPLLYAVEPVPAFLDEDMFSLDQDQDQDRIDQQNQDLFTFPVWTKSRNGGNDAHSSVLIQNSSKTDSSFSTVPQDNYRIWLQSF
- the VTI1 gene encoding v-SNARE protein VTI1 — translated: MSSLLQNYESECQVAINQAKVLLSNASSDAGVLQSGGSSEILAQIEQYYEESLDLIDQMEIELNNTGSSLDSKARASYKAKIRDYRKQCQNDIKTPLKKLIADNDRAQLLQGHTFENDEQRQQLLSNHAILQRSGDKLTDATRLASETENVGAQIMMDLRSQRETLENARQTLFHADSYVDKSISTLKTMSRRLIANKFISYAIIAVLILLILLVIFSKFK